One genomic region from Pogoniulus pusillus isolate bPogPus1 chromosome 40, bPogPus1.pri, whole genome shotgun sequence encodes:
- the LOC135191687 gene encoding feather keratin 1-like, whose product MSCYSPCQPCQPCGPTPLANSCTEPCCVRCQDSVVAIQPSAVVVTLPGPILSSFPQNTAVGNATSAAVGSILSNQGVPISSGGFGLSGLSSLGRGSCGRSCFPC is encoded by the coding sequence ATGTCCTGCTACAGCccgtgccagccctgccagccctgcggcCCAACCCCGCTGGCCAACAGCTgcactgagccctgctgtgtgaGGTGCCAGGACTCCGTCGTTGCcatccagccctctgctgtggtgGTGACCCTGCCCGgacccatcctcagctccttcccacagAACACCGCCGTGGGCAACGCCACCTCTGCTGCCGTTGGCAGCATCCTCAGCAACCAGGGGGTGCCCATCAGCTCCGGGGGCTTTGGCCTCTCTGGCCTCTCCAGCTTGGGCCGTGGCTCCTGCggcaggagctgcttcccctgctag